One Equus quagga isolate Etosha38 chromosome 5, UCLA_HA_Equagga_1.0, whole genome shotgun sequence genomic window carries:
- the CRIPT gene encoding cysteine-rich PDZ-binding protein, whose protein sequence is MVCEKCEKKLGTVITPDTWKDGARNTTESGGRKLNENKALTSKKARFDPYGKNKFSTCRICKSSVHQPGSHYCQGCAYKKGICAMCGKKVLDTKNYKQTSV, encoded by the exons AACTTGGTACTGTTATCACTCCAGATACGTGGAAAGATGGTGCAAGGAATACCAcag AAAGTGGTGGAAGAAAGCTGAACGAAAATAAAGCTTTGACCTCAAAAAAAGCAAG aTTTGATCCATATGGAAAGAATAAGTTCTCCACTTGCAGAATTTGTAAAAGTTCTGTGCACCAACCGGGTTCTCATTACTGCCAGGGCTGTGCCTACAAAAAGG gtATCTGTGCGATGTGTGGGAAAAAAGTTTTGGATACCAAAAACTATAAGCAAACATCTGTCTAG